A window of the Nitrospira sp. genome harbors these coding sequences:
- the fbp gene encoding class 1 fructose-bisphosphatase: MREFPLTLSRFIIQSQASHPGATGEFSNLLTQIGLVGKLISQDLRRAGLINILGATDETNVQGETVKKLDAIANDDFVKVFQHSGYVCALASEEMEKPISIPDNWPHGKYMLLFDPLDGSSNTDNNMPLGAIFSVLKYDRDDRLPTEGELMRRGTEQIAAGYLLYGSSTMLVYTVGQGVYGFTLEPSIGEYLLSHERIKIPERGRVYAVNEGNCHKWSEGTKKFVASLKVSDKATGRPYSSRYSGCLVADVHRLLLGGGIYLYPGEVDKPDGKLRLLYEANPLAFVVEQAGGKASTGTSRVLEVEPKKLHQRVPLIIGSRQDVEQAEMYIQGKA, translated from the coding sequence CTTCTGACCCAGATCGGTCTCGTCGGCAAGCTCATTTCGCAGGATCTTCGTCGAGCCGGATTGATCAACATCCTTGGAGCGACCGACGAGACGAATGTGCAGGGAGAAACGGTCAAGAAGCTGGATGCCATCGCCAATGACGACTTTGTCAAAGTCTTTCAACACAGCGGGTATGTCTGCGCCCTGGCCTCGGAAGAAATGGAAAAACCGATCTCGATTCCGGACAATTGGCCGCACGGCAAGTACATGTTGCTGTTCGATCCGCTCGATGGCTCCTCTAACACGGACAACAATATGCCGCTCGGGGCTATATTCTCCGTCCTGAAGTACGACCGGGACGATCGGTTGCCTACCGAGGGGGAGTTGATGCGTCGAGGGACCGAACAAATCGCGGCCGGGTATCTCCTGTACGGGTCCAGTACCATGCTGGTGTATACCGTGGGACAAGGTGTGTATGGATTCACGCTCGAACCAAGCATCGGAGAATATCTCCTGTCGCACGAAAGGATCAAGATTCCGGAAAGGGGCAGGGTCTACGCTGTCAACGAAGGAAATTGCCACAAGTGGTCGGAGGGAACGAAGAAGTTTGTGGCTTCACTCAAAGTCAGCGACAAGGCGACAGGCCGTCCGTATAGCAGCCGCTATTCGGGTTGTCTGGTGGCCGATGTGCACCGCCTGTTGCTCGGCGGAGGAATTTATCTCTATCCGGGTGAGGTCGACAAACCGGATGGGAAACTCCGGCTGCTCTATGAGGCCAATCCGTTGGCGTTTGTCGTCGAGCAGGCCGGCGGAAAAGCCTCAACGGGGACATCGAGAGTGTTGGAAGTGGAGCCCAAGAAATTGCACCAGCGTGTGCCACTGATCATCGGAAGCCGACAAGATGTCGAACAAGCTGAAATGTACATTCAGGGGAAAGCCTAG